Proteins encoded in a region of the Candidatus Micrarchaeota archaeon genome:
- a CDS encoding Mut7-C RNAse domain-containing protein — MNGRRFVADVMLEKVARWLRIMGLDVAPPTAEEDDLILMYAKNEHRILLTCDKELYKRAVREGVDAVLVPDGQFIKQVAYILATYDIPVPSSVVPQRCPLCNGLLEEVRPSQVKGDVPPYVYRRKRKFWRCTLCGKVYWKGSHWTRIRKTLKKINSVKDSAKG, encoded by the coding sequence ATGAACGGACGACGGTTTGTTGCTGATGTGATGCTCGAGAAAGTTGCACGATGGCTAAGGATTATGGGATTGGACGTAGCGCCTCCGACAGCAGAAGAAGACGATCTTATTCTTATGTATGCTAAAAACGAACACAGAATCCTTCTAACCTGTGATAAAGAATTGTACAAACGGGCGGTTAGGGAAGGAGTCGATGCAGTTCTCGTTCCCGACGGACAGTTCATCAAACAGGTCGCCTATATCCTCGCCACTTACGATATCCCTGTCCCTAGTTCTGTTGTTCCGCAACGGTGTCCCTTGTGCAACGGATTACTCGAAGAAGTGAGACCTTCCCAGGTGAAAGGCGATGTACCCCCTTACGTGTATCGGAGGAAACGAAAGTTTTGGCGATGTACCCTGTGCGGTAAGGTCTATTGGAAAGGGTCGCACTGGACACGTATCCGTAAAACCCTTAAGAAAATCAACAGTGTGAAAGACAGCGCGAAAGGTTGA
- a CDS encoding DUF2666 family protein has translation MSEIVGVINIEDEILYLTSSKKNGWNDRLRWTPKTFGQTGSALSTVFEVNNDHFFSMFDFRTPEGNKPDYSIVDKRFAPILDAFFIWHLLKKRGEPAWLTESYIRKYYPEYYLRASSTNPLDYEGITFIGKFNDWFAAKKLSIDEHTEMPEVLQTLASINTTVITKSFLFVLGNDTVETCKKRAVEMVKGKRKGYKNLYSILEKIDSEDDMLKPCILHETLSLIKMLPYINAETFNKIFPEYKIKLPPKRGRKRRS, from the coding sequence GTGTCGGAAATTGTCGGGGTGATCAATATCGAAGATGAGATACTTTATCTAACATCTTCGAAGAAGAACGGATGGAACGACCGGTTACGTTGGACACCTAAAACCTTCGGTCAGACCGGATCCGCCCTTTCCACAGTATTCGAGGTGAACAACGATCATTTTTTCTCAATGTTCGATTTTCGGACTCCTGAAGGTAACAAACCTGATTATTCGATAGTGGATAAGAGGTTTGCTCCGATACTCGATGCATTTTTCATCTGGCATCTGTTGAAAAAAAGAGGAGAACCTGCCTGGTTGACGGAATCTTACATAAGGAAGTATTATCCGGAATACTACTTACGGGCATCTTCAACCAACCCGTTGGATTATGAAGGTATCACTTTCATCGGTAAGTTTAACGATTGGTTTGCGGCCAAAAAGTTGAGTATCGATGAACATACTGAGATGCCAGAGGTGTTACAAACGTTGGCAAGCATCAATACAACCGTGATCACCAAATCGTTTCTGTTCGTGCTTGGGAATGATACGGTAGAAACGTGTAAGAAACGTGCGGTCGAAATGGTGAAAGGAAAACGGAAAGGGTATAAGAACCTCTACTCGATATTGGAAAAAATAGACAGCGAAGACGATATGCTGAAACCGTGCATATTACACGAGACGTTATCTTTGATCAAGATGCTGCCGTACATCAACGCTGAAACGTTTAATAAGATTTTCCCTGAGTATAAGATTAAACTACCGCCGAAACGCGGGAGAAAACGGAGATCTTGA